From a region of the Actinomadura luzonensis genome:
- a CDS encoding nuclease-related domain-containing protein has protein sequence MDTDNQREDGHDASPIWVDERPEGERAAAAKPSAPTSTYAPVPRASVRELLMQPRFRRLRTRVLVGLAAAIVVGVLAKDWRIGVTAGVIAAVLEAVYRARSNSSVPAWRRASVAERRTEAQLRKLERLGYRTLHARAIPDTEQQIDHLVVGPTGVYAVDSEKWDKRLPVRVQSGKKLFHGPFDQKQRLTHAKFEASKASELISAEFGREVPVVPSLAIYGPAVPWKIMTIRGVDVYQGDRARKWITKRERALTPAEIDKIYAIAAQVLPARYGEG, from the coding sequence GTGGACACCGACAACCAGCGAGAAGACGGCCACGACGCCTCGCCCATCTGGGTGGACGAGCGGCCAGAAGGCGAGCGAGCCGCCGCCGCGAAGCCCTCGGCGCCCACCTCCACGTACGCGCCGGTGCCCCGCGCGTCCGTGCGCGAGCTGCTGATGCAGCCACGCTTCCGCCGGCTGCGCACCCGCGTGCTGGTCGGGCTCGCCGCGGCGATCGTCGTGGGCGTCCTCGCCAAGGACTGGCGGATCGGCGTGACCGCGGGCGTGATCGCCGCCGTCCTGGAGGCGGTCTACCGGGCACGTTCCAACTCGTCCGTGCCGGCGTGGCGGCGGGCCTCCGTCGCGGAGCGGCGGACCGAGGCGCAGCTCCGCAAGCTGGAGCGCCTGGGCTACCGCACGCTGCACGCGCGCGCGATCCCCGACACCGAGCAGCAGATCGACCACCTCGTGGTCGGGCCGACCGGCGTGTACGCCGTCGACTCCGAGAAGTGGGACAAACGCCTGCCGGTGCGCGTCCAGTCGGGCAAGAAGCTCTTCCACGGTCCCTTCGACCAGAAGCAGCGCCTGACGCACGCCAAGTTCGAGGCGTCGAAGGCGAGCGAGCTGATCAGCGCCGAGTTCGGCCGCGAGGTGCCGGTGGTGCCCTCGCTGGCGATCTACGGGCCGGCCGTGCCGTGGAAGATCATGACGATCCGCGGCGTGGACGTCTACCAGGGCGACCGGGCCCGCAAGTGGATCACCAAGCGGGAGCGGGCGCTGACCCCGGCCGAGATCGACAAGATCTACGCCATCGCCGCCCAGGTGCTGCCCGCCCGCTACGGCGAGGGCTGA
- a CDS encoding serine/threonine-protein kinase: protein MLGAGTTLNDRYVLAGRLGGGGMGEVWRADDKVLGRAVAVKVMTPALTENATFAQRFQNEARAMATLTHPGVVDVYDYGTCEVAGRQITFLVMEYVRGESLDRVLRRGPLDVAAAVRLVAEVGDALAAAHAQGIVHRDVKPANLMVREGGGVALTDFGIAHSVSAGHLTATGQMLCSAGYCAPEMATSSEVTPAVDVYALGVVAYECLTGRPPFQGETPVQIIFKHLNSPVPELPEDVPAGVRAVVTRALQKTPEQRWPSAAAMAAAARQAMAAPARCRPAPSPCPAAFRAGRRFRAGRRFRPGGRAGRATPPSGWAPGRAPGSPPGRPRAGSARPRAGSGRPRAGSDRLRARSDRPRAPVAARPPAGPARAGCPAPFPAPCPATAGDGGAGRRAWCSPWPPPCSCRPGSPGPCGCARRRRPARPP, encoded by the coding sequence GTGCTAGGCGCGGGGACCACGCTCAACGACCGCTACGTGCTGGCCGGTCGCCTCGGCGGCGGCGGCATGGGCGAGGTCTGGCGTGCCGACGACAAGGTGCTCGGCCGCGCCGTCGCGGTCAAGGTGATGACGCCCGCGCTCACCGAGAACGCCACCTTCGCCCAGCGCTTCCAGAACGAGGCCAGGGCCATGGCCACGCTCACGCATCCCGGCGTGGTCGACGTCTACGACTACGGCACCTGCGAGGTCGCCGGGCGGCAGATCACCTTCCTCGTCATGGAGTACGTCAGGGGCGAGTCGCTCGACCGCGTGCTGCGCCGCGGCCCGCTCGACGTCGCCGCGGCCGTGCGGCTGGTCGCCGAGGTCGGCGACGCCCTGGCCGCCGCGCACGCGCAGGGCATCGTGCACCGCGACGTCAAGCCGGCCAACCTCATGGTCCGCGAGGGCGGCGGGGTCGCGCTCACCGACTTCGGCATCGCGCACTCGGTCTCGGCCGGGCACCTGACCGCCACCGGGCAGATGCTCTGCTCGGCGGGCTACTGCGCGCCCGAGATGGCCACCTCCAGCGAGGTGACGCCGGCGGTCGACGTGTACGCGCTCGGCGTCGTGGCCTACGAATGCCTGACCGGGCGGCCGCCCTTCCAGGGCGAGACCCCCGTGCAGATCATCTTCAAGCACCTCAACTCACCCGTGCCCGAGCTGCCCGAGGACGTGCCCGCCGGGGTGCGGGCCGTGGTGACGCGGGCGTTGCAGAAGACGCCCGAGCAGCGCTGGCCGTCCGCCGCCGCGATGGCCGCGGCCGCCCGCCAGGCCATGGCCGCCCCGGCACGGTGCCGCCCGGCGCCGTCGCCGTGCCCGGCGGCGTTCCGGGCCGGGCGCCGCTTCCGGGCTGGGCGGCGTTTCCGGCCGGGCGGTCGCGCCGGGCGGGCCACGCCGCCGTCGGGGTGGGCGCCGGGGCGAGCGCCGGGGTCGCCGCCGGGACGGCCGCGGGCGGGTTCGGCCCGACCGCGGGCGGGTTCGGGCCGACCGCGGGCGGGTTCGGATCGACTGCGGGCGCGTTCGGATCGACCGCGGGCGCCGGTGGCGGCGCGACCGCCGGCGGGGCCGGCGCGGGCGGGCTGCCCGGCACCGTTCCCGGCACCCTGCCCGGCGACGGCGGGCGACGGCGGCGCAGGACGACGCGCGTGGTGCTCACCGTGGCCGCCTCCGTGCTCGTGTCGGCCGGGGTCGCCGGGGCCGTGTGGCTGCGCTCGTCGCCGACGTCCGGCCAGACCACCGTGA
- the ilvD gene encoding dihydroxy-acid dehydratase yields MPTLRSRTVTHGRNMAGARALLRATGVAGSDFGKPLVAVANSFTQFVPGHVHLREVGDVVAAAVREAGAIPREFNTIAVDDGIAMGHGGMLYSLPSRELIADAVEYMVNAHCADALICVSNCDKITPGMLLAAFRLNIPTVFVSGGPMEAGKTPGRKLDLIDPMIASADDSVSDAELLEMEESACPTCGSCSGMFTANSMNCLTEAMGLALPGNGTILATHKARKQLFEDAGRALVEITRRYYEEGDESVLPRSIATREAFENAMTLDVAMGGSTNTILHILAAAREAEVDFGLKEINEISLRVPCLCKVAPATAKYHVEDVHRAGGIPAILGELDRAGLLHRDVSTVNGGTLGDLLAAWDVRSPEVRPEAVELWHAAPGNVRTVKAYSQDNRWDDLDLDRATGCIRDLEHAYSADGGLAVLYGNISRDGAVVKTAGVDESIWTFSGPAVVFESQEQAVEGILGGRVKAGDVVVIRYEGPKGGPGMQEMLYPTSFLKGKGLGKVCALVTDGRFSGGTSGLSIGHASPEAAEGGAIALVEDGDIIDIDIPNRSMELRVPEAELAARRERLLADLGGYRPRDRQRPITAALQAYAAMTTSASTGASRDLSQLSK; encoded by the coding sequence ATGCCGACCCTCAGGTCACGTACGGTCACCCACGGCAGGAATATGGCCGGTGCCCGGGCCCTGCTCCGGGCGACCGGCGTAGCCGGGAGCGATTTCGGCAAGCCGCTGGTGGCCGTGGCCAACAGCTTCACCCAGTTCGTCCCCGGTCACGTGCACCTGCGCGAGGTCGGCGACGTGGTGGCCGCCGCGGTGCGCGAGGCGGGCGCCATCCCCCGCGAGTTCAACACGATCGCGGTCGACGACGGCATCGCGATGGGCCACGGCGGCATGCTCTACTCGCTGCCCTCCCGCGAGCTCATCGCCGACGCGGTCGAGTACATGGTCAACGCCCACTGCGCGGACGCGCTCATCTGCGTCTCCAATTGCGACAAGATCACCCCGGGCATGTTGCTGGCCGCCTTCCGGCTCAACATCCCGACGGTCTTCGTCTCCGGCGGCCCCATGGAGGCCGGCAAGACGCCGGGCCGCAAGCTCGACCTCATCGACCCGATGATCGCCTCCGCCGACGACTCCGTCTCCGACGCCGAGCTGCTGGAGATGGAGGAGAGCGCCTGCCCCACCTGCGGCTCCTGCTCGGGCATGTTCACCGCCAACTCGATGAACTGCCTGACCGAGGCCATGGGCCTGGCGCTGCCCGGCAACGGCACGATCCTCGCCACCCACAAGGCCCGCAAGCAGCTCTTCGAGGACGCCGGCCGCGCGCTGGTGGAGATCACCCGCCGCTACTACGAGGAGGGCGACGAGTCGGTGCTGCCGCGCTCGATCGCCACCCGCGAGGCGTTCGAGAACGCGATGACCCTCGACGTCGCCATGGGCGGCTCGACCAACACGATCCTGCACATCCTGGCCGCGGCCCGCGAGGCCGAGGTCGACTTCGGCCTCAAGGAGATCAACGAGATCTCGCTGCGGGTGCCCTGCCTGTGCAAGGTCGCCCCGGCCACCGCCAAGTACCACGTCGAGGACGTCCACCGGGCCGGCGGCATCCCCGCCATCCTGGGCGAGCTCGACCGGGCCGGGCTGCTGCACCGCGACGTCTCCACGGTCAACGGCGGCACGCTGGGCGACCTGCTGGCCGCCTGGGACGTCAGGTCGCCCGAGGTGCGGCCGGAGGCCGTCGAGCTGTGGCACGCCGCGCCCGGCAACGTGCGCACGGTCAAGGCGTACTCGCAGGACAACCGCTGGGACGACCTCGACCTCGACCGGGCCACGGGCTGCATCCGCGACCTGGAGCACGCCTACAGCGCCGACGGCGGCCTGGCCGTGCTCTACGGCAACATCTCGCGCGACGGCGCGGTGGTGAAGACCGCCGGCGTGGACGAGTCGATCTGGACCTTCAGCGGCCCGGCGGTGGTGTTCGAGTCGCAGGAGCAGGCCGTGGAGGGCATCCTCGGCGGGCGGGTCAAGGCGGGCGACGTCGTCGTCATCCGCTACGAGGGCCCGAAGGGCGGCCCCGGCATGCAGGAGATGCTCTACCCGACCTCGTTCCTCAAGGGCAAGGGCCTCGGCAAGGTGTGCGCGCTGGTCACCGACGGCCGCTTCTCCGGCGGCACCTCGGGCCTGTCCATCGGGCACGCCTCGCCCGAGGCGGCCGAGGGCGGCGCGATCGCGCTGGTCGAGGACGGCGACATCATCGACATCGACATCCCCAACCGGTCGATGGAGCTGCGCGTGCCGGAGGCCGAGCTGGCCGCGCGGCGCGAGCGGCTGCTGGCCGACCTGGGCGGCTACCGGCCGCGCGACCGCCAGCGGCCGATCACCGCGGCGCTGCAGGCGTACGCGGCGATGACGACCTCCGCCTCGACGGGCGCCTCGCGGGACCTGTCGCAGCTGTCGAAGTGA
- a CDS encoding DUF5130 family protein: MRGLTSAQADDIRQALHAAEGRSGLRFGLFLGEPAGGGRRHFAERLHAALGDEAPDAVVLLVDLKGRGLEIVTGERARRRLGDAACRLTAMSMATAFSVGDLVGGILYGINALGEQATARR, encoded by the coding sequence ATGCGCGGACTGACCAGCGCCCAGGCCGACGACATCCGCCAGGCCCTGCACGCCGCCGAAGGGCGCAGCGGGCTGCGGTTCGGGCTCTTCCTCGGCGAGCCCGCCGGCGGCGGGCGCCGCCACTTCGCCGAGCGCCTGCACGCCGCGCTCGGCGACGAGGCCCCCGACGCCGTCGTGCTGCTGGTCGACCTCAAGGGCCGCGGCCTGGAGATCGTCACCGGCGAGCGCGCCCGCCGCCGCCTCGGCGACGCCGCCTGCCGGCTGACCGCGATGTCCATGGCCACCGCCTTCAGCGTCGGCGACCTGGTCGGCGGCATCCTCTACGGCATCAACGCCCTGGGCGAGCAGGCCACCGCCCGCCGCTGA
- a CDS encoding serine hydrolase — MRVRGISLIAATLLAAAPGCAAPRQGGVRPAAGAQRPEPVVESALPPADRRALDRALRRYLAGRPGRAALAVHDRTTGARYSFAERSPFLLASVAKVDILLAFLLQRQQARQPLTARERLLAARMIRHSDNDSAHELYRRVGGPHGLRRALRALGVQHTEPGPGPYWGWTRSRPSDQVRVLEQLTDPEGPLTARHRRYALTLMSTVERSQAWGVGAAAPGGEAALKNGWLPVHDHGGLWTVNSVGRLAVHGHELLIAVLSERSPDLATGVATVERLAELAVRTLSRTGAGLSAA, encoded by the coding sequence ATGCGCGTACGGGGGATCTCGCTCATCGCCGCCACCCTGCTGGCCGCCGCGCCGGGGTGCGCGGCGCCGCGCCAGGGAGGCGTGCGCCCGGCCGCCGGGGCGCAGCGTCCCGAGCCCGTGGTGGAGAGCGCGCTGCCGCCCGCCGACCGGCGCGCCCTCGACCGCGCGTTGCGGCGCTACCTCGCCGGGCGGCCCGGCCGGGCGGCGCTGGCGGTCCACGACCGCACCACCGGCGCGCGTTACTCCTTCGCCGAGCGGTCGCCGTTCCTGCTGGCCAGCGTGGCCAAGGTGGACATCCTGCTGGCGTTCCTGCTGCAAAGGCAGCAGGCGCGGCAGCCGCTGACGGCCCGCGAGCGGCTGCTGGCCGCGCGGATGATCCGGCACAGCGACAACGACAGCGCGCACGAGCTGTACCGGCGCGTCGGCGGGCCGCACGGGCTGCGGCGGGCGCTGCGCGCGCTGGGCGTCCAGCACACCGAGCCGGGCCCGGGGCCCTACTGGGGCTGGACCCGCAGCCGGCCCTCCGACCAGGTCAGGGTGCTGGAGCAGCTCACCGACCCGGAGGGGCCGCTCACCGCCCGGCACCGGCGCTACGCGCTCACGCTCATGTCGACGGTCGAGCGGTCGCAGGCGTGGGGCGTCGGCGCGGCCGCCCCCGGCGGGGAGGCGGCGCTCAAGAACGGCTGGCTGCCCGTCCACGACCACGGCGGCCTGTGGACGGTCAACAGCGTGGGCCGGCTGGCCGTCCACGGCCACGAGCTGCTCATCGCCGTGCTGTCGGAGCGCAGCCCCGACCTCGCGACCGGCGTGGCCACCGTCGAGCGCCTGGCCGAGCTGGCCGTGCGCACGCTGTCGCGCACCGGCGCCGGTCTCAGCGCCGCCTGA
- a CDS encoding WYL domain-containing protein: MTTVVKHDTRPLTTAEIAALALSLAHLGAGPQAVTARRGLQHALQHLELDDDVIATTLTTLTEPLPLEVASRARLMADAITSRLMIRLHYRDAGGNITVRDVEPVTCLVHREYWYLVGVCRMRRAIRAFRFDRILAVEPTLTPARPHLADRFLPFQRRKRAKAA, encoded by the coding sequence ATGACGACAGTCGTGAAGCACGATACTCGCCCGCTGACGACCGCCGAGATCGCCGCCCTCGCACTCTCCCTCGCCCACCTCGGCGCGGGTCCCCAGGCCGTCACCGCCCGGCGCGGCCTGCAGCACGCGCTCCAGCACCTGGAGCTCGACGACGACGTCATCGCCACCACGCTCACCACGCTGACCGAGCCGCTGCCCCTGGAGGTCGCCTCCCGGGCCCGGCTCATGGCCGACGCCATCACCAGCCGCCTCATGATCCGCCTGCACTACCGCGACGCGGGCGGCAACATCACCGTCCGCGACGTCGAGCCGGTGACCTGCCTGGTCCACCGCGAGTACTGGTACCTCGTCGGCGTGTGCCGGATGCGGCGGGCCATCCGGGCCTTCCGCTTCGACCGCATCCTCGCGGTCGAGCCGACCCTCACTCCCGCGCGGCCGCACCTCGCCGACCGGTTCCTGCCGTTCCAGCGCCGCAAGCGGGCCAAGGCGGCCTGA